The segment GTGCAGGAGATCGTCGGGCAGATCGTTGCCATGGACGATATTGACGTGAGGACCGACGAGATCGGCCTCGATCAGCTTCTCCCAGCCGCCAAGCGTCTTCGCCGGGCCGCCGCCCTGATGCATCGAGGCGATCAGGCCGAGCTCACGCGCCATCTGGAAATCATGCAGGGACACGTCGAGTGTCGAATAATGCGGGCCGAGAATGGCAAGCCCGAGCGTGACCAGGCCATTGCGGTCGGCGAGGGCGCCGGCCAGCAACCGCTCGACCTCGCGGCGCGGATGCGGCACCTCAGAGAAATGGGGCTCGCCCGGTTTCGGCTCCGGCTTCGGCGAGCCATGGAAGAAGGCGGCGCGGATGCCGCTCTCGATCAGGCCGCGCACAGCCGCATCAGAGTGAGCCGGCGTCGGATTGTTGTGGCACCAGTCGACCAGCGTGGTGGCACCGCAATTGATCTGGTTCAGCGCGCCGACGAGGGTGGCGACATAGATGTCGTCGGGCGCGAACAGGGTCGCGAGCCCCGCATGCATCCGGCGGAAATATTCGAGCAGGGTCCAGTTCGCGGCGAAGCCGCGCAAGCCCGTCTGCCAGGTGTGCATATGCGCGTTGATGAGCCCGGGGATGACGATGCGTCCGCTTCCGTCGACGATCTCGGCATCAGTGGCGTCAATGCCGGGACGAACGTCGGCGATCCGCCCGCTCTCGATCAGCACGTCGCCGACACGGAGATCGCCGATGCGATTGTCCATGCTGATGATCGTTGCCGATTGGATGAGAGTGCGCCGCATGTCGTTCACGCCGCCGCTTTGGTTGCGACCGGCGGTTCGCCGGCCCAGGCGCGCGCGATCAGGTCGCGGATGGCGTTGCGCTCGAGCGGCCGCGGATTCCAATAGGCATTGGTCACGGCGAGATCGGCCGCCTTGTCGATGCCGCTCTCGGGCATGCCGATGTCGCGCAGCGCCAGCTTTGCGTTCAACCGTCTGGCGAGATCGTACAGTCCCTGCGCCGCATCGGCCGCGTCGATCGCGCGCGCGATCCGCGCCATCGCCTCGGGCACCGCGGGCGCGTTGTAGGCGAGCGCATGCGGCAGCACGATGGTGTGGGTCTCGGCGTGCGGCAGGTCAAAGGTGCCGCCGAGCGTGTGGCAGAGCTTGTGATGCAGCGCCATACCGACGGTGCCGAGGCACACGCCGCACAGCCAGGCGCCGTAAAGTGCATCGCTGCGGGCGGCGCGATCATCGGGCTTCGCCGCAATCGCGGGTAGGGCACGGGCGAGCGCGCGGATGCCTTCTTCGGCCATCAGCGAGGTGACGGGATTGGTGTCGCGCGCGTAGAGCGCTTCGACCGCGTGGGCGATGGCGTTGATGCCGGAGGTCGCGGTGAGGCCGACCGGTAACGTCATGGTCAGGTCGACGTCGTAGATCACGGTCTCGGGCAGCACGGCCACATCGCGCACCGTGGTCTTCAGGCCGTTCTCGGTCTGGCCGAGGATCGGCGTCATCTCCGAGCCGGAATAGGTGGTGGGGATGCAGAGCTGGTTGACGCCGGTGCGCAAGGCCAGTGCCTTGCCCAATCCGGTGGTCGATCCGCCGCCGAGCGCGACCACGCAATCGGCATCGCAAGCCTTCATCGCCGCGATCGCCCGCTCGGTGACGTCGACCGGCGTGTGCATGGTGGCGCCCGCAAAAATGCCGGCATAGAGCGGGCCCAGCGCGGCGCCGAGCTTCGTGCCTTGCGCCTCCTGCTGCGGCGTTGTCAGCACCAGTGCGCGCTTGCCGCCGAGCCGCTCGATCTCCGCCTTGGCTGCAGCCAACGTCCCGCTGCCGAACACGACGCGGCAGGGCAGATTTTCAAAGGTGAACGAACCGATCATGCGCCGGTCTCTTTGATGGGATAATCGACCTGGAAGCGGCCGATCCGCAAGTCGCCAAGCTGCTCGCGCACCCGCAGATGTTCCGGATGGGTGGCGTAAGCTTTGAGGGCCGCGCTGTCGGTAAATTCGGAGACGAGGACCACGTCGCAGGCATAGTCGACATCGCTGATGTCGGCGCCGACCTCGATATGGGTGAGGCCGTCGATCCGGCCCTTGAGGCCCTCGAACAGGGTCTTGACCTTGGTTCGGGCAGCCAGGCGCTCCGCCTGGGTCTCACCGCGCAGCCGCCACATCACGATGTGCTTGATTGGGCCCGACATTTCCCGGAATTCCTCGCCTGTCATCTTGCTTGTTGGGCGCATTTTGCCTTGCAGAAATCGGAAATAAAGGCCAAAAATCGCAAGTCTCTTTTCCGATATGAGGAAGAATGGACCGGCTTCTCCAGCTCGAGGTGTTTTCCAGGACGGCCGAGCTCGGCAGCCTCTCCAAGGCCGCCGAGATCCTGCGGATGTCGAATGCCGCGGCGAGCCGGCACCTGAGCGCGCTGGAGGAGCGGCTTGCAGTCCGGCTGATCGAGCGCAACACGCGCCGGCAATGGCTGACCGAGGCGGGGCAGGAGCTGCTACAGCGATGCAGCACGTTGCTGAACGAGCTTGCGGAGGCCGAGGACGCCGTCTCTGACCGCGCGCTATCGCCCAAGGGCATGCTGCGCGTCACGAGCTCGCTGTCGTTTGCGATGATCTACATGGCACCGATGCTGCCGGCGTTTCGCAAGCTCTACCCGAAGCTCGACGTGCAGATCATCGCCGCCAACCGCTATCCCGATTTCATCGAGGCGGGCATCGACGTTGCGATCCGCACACGGGAGCAGGAGCCGGATTCCAACATCATCATCCGCCGCATCGGACAGATGCGCCGCGTGCTGGCGGCAGCACCGTCCTATCTCGCCGCACACGGCATTCCCGAGCATCCCGCCGATCTCGCGCGCCACGACATGCTGATCTACAACCTCGCCAACGATCCCTATTCGCTGCGGCTCCAGAAAGGCAATGCGGTGCAAACCGTCCGCATCGCGCCGACGCTGGACAGCAATGACGGCCAGGTCATCCGCGGTGCAGCGCTTGCGGGGCTCGGCATCCTGATCCAGCCGCTCTACATCGTGCAGGGCGACATCGGGGCCGGCAAGCTCGTGCCGGTGCTGATGGATTGGGAGCTGCCGCTGCTCACCATGAACGTGGCCTACCAGAACCGCGTCCGGCTGCCGGCCAAGATCAGGGTGTTTTCCGATTTTCTGGTCGATCACATCCGCGCACATTCGGATGCGGGGATCTGGATCGAGACGACGTCGTAATCGCTATTCGGACCGGCCTTGCCCCCGCGTCCGACCGGTGGACGACCGCGACCGCGGAGCCGAGCGCGGTTCCGGCGGAGCAGTGATCCTGATCGCCTCGGTCTCGCGCAGCTCCTTGCGGGCTTTCCGCGCGTTGCGCATCGCGCGCTTGATGAAGGGGTGCTGCGAGTCCTCGGCGAAAAACAGCACGACCTCGCAACAGGGACATTGCCGGGAATAGCCGTCCTGCAACCGTCCCGCGCGATCGCGAAACATGGCCTTGCAGCGCGTGCACTGGATCTGGACGAAGCTCATCGCCGGCAACAATGACAATGGGAAATATGATGTCAGGCTGGGCCCAAATGTCTGAAGAAACATTAAAGACGGCTGGTGATCTGGTCGCACGTCTTGCGGCTCGGCCCGCAATGGAGGCGAAAAGCCTCGGAGCCCGCCGCGATGGGCGGCAGGCTCATTTCGTCTAAATCGTCTAAACGGCCTGGCCGCTATTGCTTGGCAGCCAGCGCGTCGAGGCAGTGATTGAGGTAGGCCGTGCGATCTCTGGGCAGCACCTTATCGAGATCCGCCTTCAGGCCGCATTCGCGCTGACGGATCTGTTCGGCCCGGCGCTTTTCCGCAGCCTCGCGATATTCGGGTGCAACCTTGTCGGGATCGACCAGTGCCTGCGACCGTGCAGGAGCGGCAAGGAGCGCAATCGCGGCGACGAAGAAAATGAGCTGTTTCAAACGAGCCTCCGTAAAAAGGCTCATCCTATCGCTCAGGTTCGTGGCACTCAAACGGGAAGTGGCGCCATGCGGCGGAGGCCGGTCCAAATCCGCGACAGTCGAATGTGACGTCTGTCACAACCCGGACCGCTGGAGCGCAGCGCGCCCGGCCTCTCGCCATCCGTCACTTCGAAACGTGGCTAATCTTGTGTCCGAGGTGGCCGGTCTCGTGATCGCGCCGCAACTGGCTGAGCGAGGTCTCATTGAGCTGATGCAAGACCTCACTCAGTTGGGTCGTGTCCGGATAGCCGGCCGCAAAACCCTTGCCGTAGATCTTGCGCAACGTGCTGACCAGCGTGTTGCCGTGTTTCTTGCTAATCCCGCCATCCTTGTCCCGGTGGCGGCCATCCAGGCCCGGTTCCTTCATGTGTCTCTCCCCGTGCGGCGTCTTCGCGCCTGGAAGAGAGCGTGCTCCCAAACGGGCTGACTAGCAACGGCATGGCGCGCGGGAGGGCGAGGCGGGCTGAATGCACCGCAGCAACGTTGCTTTCGCGCTTCCATCTCGCAGCTGTGAAGCCGTTACAGATTGCTGCGAAGCGATCAGCACATCACATGACAGCGAACGGTTGCTCAATGGAGCTGATGCGATGCGCGCTGCTTTGGCTCTAGGTCTCCTGGTCGTCCTGTGCACATCCGCAAACGCCGCTGCCGTGCACCGCTCCCATGCCCGCAATCCCGCGGTGGACCGTCCCAGCGCGGAGGTGGACCCTCGGGCGCGCTTTGCGGTGCCCGGGTGGAGTGACGAAGCTACCGCGCGGTGGCTGAATAGCGCCTCGTCCAACGTCGGCCGGGGCGGCTAGCTCGGTTTCCAGGCTCTATCTGGTCCGGTCGGCGATCCACAATCCGACAACTCCGCCGACGCAGCTCAACAGCACTCCGGCGTAGGACAGCAGCTCGCCACCCCACAATGCGGGAACAAAGCCGCCGATCGTCGTGCCGATCAACATGGCGAGCCAATAACGCGATTGCACGCCAGTTGCTTTCCGAAGGAGCGCTGAAGGCAGGGCGGCTAGGCGGCCTGTTCCTCAAACGAGGTGTAGACGCGGCCCGCGGGGTCAACGACCTGAACGTCCCAGCAGCCGTCCTCGACGAGCTCCCTGGCCTTCTTGAGAGCGGCGGCGAGTGACGGCCGCTTCAGGTTGACGACGCCCGCCGTGTCGAAACCGCTGATTTCAAACATGCCGCTCCTCCCTGTTTTCCTGAATCCTACACTTTTTATGGGCGTTGTCTGCGGCCTTGTCGCGCTTCGCGGCAGGCTGCCCGGTTCGGCAGAGACACCGTACTCGACCGGGGTGGCTGGGCCTGCCAGGCGACCAAGCCGCTAACGTGGAATTAATCCAAAAAGCCCACAATTTTAGGCAGTTGGAGTTGGGTGCTGCGTAGAGGAGGCGTCGCGAGGACGTTCCGGCGACGGCTTCCTTTTGCCTGAGGTCAATGCACATGACCACGAGTTTGGAAGCGCAAGGCCCCGTCGAACAGCTCGACCCCGCAGCGCTCGCGCTTGCAGCCGCAGCACCTGAACCCGAAACCCCAGAGGCTCCTGTACCGATCAAGCGATCCAGCCGGAAGTCGGTCCTGGCCCTGTCGGTGTGTGCCTTGGCCATCAACGGCGCGGCGGCCATCTATACATCGCCGTACGATGTTCCGTCGCCGAATCTCAGCCGTCTGGCTGAACTGCTTCCGCACCGGGAAGCGTCCCCGCCAAAACCGGATCCGGTTGTCGCTGCCCTGAAGGACATTCAGGCGGCGCAGCAGCAACACACGGCCGCGCTCCAGGAGAGCAATAACTCGTTGCAGCAAAGCGCAGCAATCCAGCAGCAGGATTCAATGGTGCTGCTTTCTTTGCGCCAGAGCATCACGGACGAACGGATCGACGTGAAGAAGGTATCTTCGCAGCTATCCACGCTCATCGCGAAGATCGACTCGCTGCAAAATACGATGACGTCGGATCTCACGTCCTCCATTCGAAGAGCGCATGCCCGCTACGGACTGTCCGCAGCGATGCGCAAAAGGATGGCTCCGCAGCCGAAATCGGTTGGGCCTGTTTCGGTTGGAGGAGCTCCGCTGACTGCGCCGGCTACGGTTGCGGTTCCGGAGAGCTGAAAGGCACGGCGAGCGAAACGCTTGGGACGATGGGTGCGCTGACGTTGCGTCGGTAGACGCGTATCTTTTGCTAGTTGGTAGTCGTGCCGCTCTTGGCCTTGGACGAGTGCTTCACAGCCGGCGTGGCCGACTTCTTCGGCGCGTTATCGCCGCGTGCAGCTCCCCACGGATCGACCGGCTTCTGGTCCGGAACATTGTTGAGGGAGCGTTGATAGGCGCGCTCAGCCCGAGCGTCGTCCGCCTTCTGCGACTCCGTCTTCTCCTTGGGCTGTTCGCCATATTGCGGAACATGGTCCTGCGCCAGCGCGGGGGCGGCGATCAGGGCAAGCATGATTGCGACGGCGATTTTGCGCATCGAGAAGCTCCCGGTTCTGCGGCGAGCATAACATCGCGCCGATCGCGGCATCAATGCAGCGAAGCGGATGATGCGCGCGCCGGATCTTGCTACTGCGCGTCGTGATTGAAGTTGCTTGGTGAGCGCGCTGGGGCTCGAACCCAGGACCCCGTGATTAAAAGTCACGTGCTCTACCGGCTGAGCTACGCGCTCCCATGGCCGCTGATGGCTTGAAAGACATCGCCATCGTGTTCGGACATTCGAGAAGCATGTCTTGCCGCTCCGCTTTAATTCGCGTCGCGAGGAAAACCGGCTGTTTCCGGATCATGCTGTCGGCCCGCGCTGTGTAGGGGGATGGGGCGCTGAGGTCAATAGCAGGGATGGCCGCCGAAACCCGCGGCAGGAGCGGGGATTTTCTTGCCGCTTCCGTTGCTTAGGCTGGGATTTTCAACCGGATTGGCGGCCCGTCATCCACGCCGAACAACAGGACCCCGTCAGTTCGCCTCCCGCCGCACCTCGCTCGGCACCGCTTGCCCCATGCCGGCAGGCGGCGGCAGCGCGACCGGGCGCAGGCCGATCAGCTCGGCGGTGCGGATCGCGCTGTCGCGCCAGAACTGGAACGAGTTGATGCGGCTGAGCTCGAGGATGGCGATGGCGACCGCGGCCAGGAACGGCAGGCTTTGCAGCACCAGAACGCCCGCAAAGATGTAGATCTCGGTGATCTGCCGGAAGCTGTTGGAGGCGATCAGCACGCCGGCGCCGATCAGGAGCAGGGTGCCGATCACGGCCTCCCAGAACGCCTGGAACTCGATCGACATCCTGGACAGGCCGCCCTTGGAGGTGCGCGCGAACGCAATGTGCTCGGTGATCAATCCTTGCGCAACGGCGCGCGACACCGTCCACTGCACGCTCATGGCCGCGATCATGGCGCCCAGCATCTGGCCGGGCTTGATCGCGACGCGCGCGCGGTACATCGACAGGAAGTGCGCGAGCGAGACGACGAAGGCGCCGATGATCGGCAGCGTCAGGATCTTGTCGGGGATGGCGATGTCGGCAAAGGCCACGATCGGCACCCAGACGAGGTTGAGCAGCGCCACGACCACGCCGAGGCTTTCCGCGCCCAGCCAGTTCAGCCAGCCCAGGCCATATTCGCGCTTCTGGTCGGGCGTCAGCCGGCTCTTGCCGGGCAGGAACTGGCGCCAGTGCTTCTTCACGATCTGGAGCCCGCCATAGGCCCAGCGGTGACGCTGCTTCTTGAAGGCCTCGTAGGTGTCGGGGAGCAGCCCCTTGCCGTAGCGGTAATTGGTGTAATGGGTGGTCCAGCCGAGCTCCTGGATCGCAAGGCCGAGATCGCTGTCCTCGCAGATCGTGTCGGACGACCAGCCGCCGGCCATGTCCATCGCGGCGCGGCGGATCAGGCACATCGTGCCGTGCACGATGACGGCGTTGAGCTCGTTGCGCTGGACCATGCCGATGTCGAAGAAGCCGGCATATTCGCCGTTCATGATGTAGTGCATGATCGACAGATCGCCGTCGCGATGCTCCTGCGGCGCCTGCACCAGGCCGACGCGCGGGTCGGCAAAGGCGGGCACGAGGTCCTTCAGCCAGTCGGGCTCGACGACATAGTCGGCATCGAGGATGCCGATGATCTCTGCATCGACGGCGGTGCGGTCCATCGCGATGCGCAACGCGCCGGCCTTGAAGCCCTTCACCTTCTCGGCATTGATGAACTTGAAGCGTTCACCGAGCGCGCGGCAATGGTCCTGGATCGGCTGCCAGAACGCGGGATCCGGCGTGTTGTTGATGATGACGACGCATTCGTAGTTCGGATAGTCGAGCCGCGACAGCGCATCGAGCGTCTGCTTCAGCATCTCGACCGGCTCGAAATACGCAGGGATATGGATCGAGACCTTCGGGTAGTATTTCTCCGGCACGTCGGCGACCGGCTTGCCCTTGGTGAGCAGCCGCTGCGGCGGCCGGCCGAAGGCGACGGCCGCGATCTCGTCGATGCGGGCCATCGCGATGAGGACGAGAGGAACAAGGAGAATCATACCGAGCGTCAGCGCGAAGGCCGATCCGAACAGGAAGTAGTGTCCATTCCAATAGGCGAACACGGTCGCGGCCCAGGCGCCGACACCGTTGGCGGTCGCCGCCAGCAGGAATGCCTGCCTTGCGGTCGGATGCTCCAGCCGCAGGATGGGTAGCGACAAGAGGATGCCGACCAGCAGCGCGATCGTCATCAGCTTCCAATAATCGGGATTCTCGACCGGGCCGGTCCAGGCGAATTTCGGCTCGCGGCTGGCGTTGAGGATGCCCCAGTAAGGGCCGACGCCGCCTTCGAAGAACTTCCAGGGCTGATCGATCGCCTCGACGATGTTGTATTCCATGCCGAGCGCTTCGGCGCGGCTGACGAAATTGCGCAGCGTGAGCGCCTGCTGGAACGCACCGGGGTCGGCGTTGCGCAAGTTATAGCCGGCGCTCGGCCAGCCGAACTCAGCGATCACGATGCGCTTGCCCGGGAACTGATTGCGCAACAGGTTGTAGCGGTCGACAGCCTGATCGACGGCCTGGTCGGAGCGGAAGTTTTCCCAATAGGGCAGGACGTGGGCCGCGATGAAATCGACGTTGGAGCCGAGGTCGGGATTGTCGCGCCAGATGTTCCAGATCTCGCCGGTGGTGACGGGCACGCGGACCGCGCTCTTCACCTTCTTGATCATCTCGATGAGGTCTTCGATCTTCTGCTCGCCGCGGTAGATCACCTCGTTGCCGACGACGACGCCGTTGACGTTGCTGTTCTTGCGGGCGAGCTCGATGGCGGCCTTGATCTCGCGCTCGTTGCGGTCGGGGTCCTTGTCGATCCAGGCGCCGACTGTGACCTTGAGGCCGAACTCGGCGGCGATCGGCGGCACCAGCTCGTTGCCTTCCGTCGCGGAGTAGGACCGGATCGCGCGCGTGATGGTCGAGAGCTTCTTCATGTCCGCGCGAATCTTTTCGGGGTCGACGTTGTTGTCGACGACGTGTCCCGGTTCGAACGGCGTATAGGACAGGCTGGGCAGCAGACCCTTGAAGTCGGGCGCGGGTTCCTTGTCGCGCAGGACTCCCCATAGGCCGGCGTGGAGCACCGACACGAGCAACAGAACGGCGGCGACAACGCGCATCGCGGCTAAACCAAAAGGGGCTGAGATGGCAGGGAAGCGGATCCGACCCCGAGATCCGACCGAGTCCGCGGCAAAAGGAGCATACCTCTGCCGCGCGGTTTCACAACTGTCATGGCCTCATGTCCGGATGAGGGCATGGCCTTTTTCTGAATGCGTGGCAGTGCCAACGACAGCTATCGCCGATCGTTCCTGAACGAAGGCTGAAACGATCGCGGCTATTTTGGGGGCGCGGGCGAGGGGCTGGCCGCAGGCGAGGGGCTCGCGGCCGGCTGCGGCTGCGAATTCCCGGTGGTCGGCGCCGGCGGCTGGGACGCGGCGGCGGCCGCCTGCTGCGGCTGGGACGCCGGATTGATCCAGCAAGCGTGCACACGGCTGTCCAGGGTCTCGGCGACCTTGGGATCGATCTGGGCGCCGAACCGGGTCAGGCAGCGGAACGCGGCCTGGATGTGGCCGCCGGGGCAGCCGAAACGGTCGTAGAGGTCGAGGTGGCGGAACGCGGTATCGAGGTCATCCCGCCACATCAGCCGCACCACGCGCCGGCCGAGCCAGACGCATTCGGGGTTGCCGGCCGGGCCGTTGATGGCCTGGGCGGCCTCGGCGAATTCGTCGGTGCGGCGCTGGTTCTGGGCGGTGGCGTCCTTGGCGGCGTCGGCGGGCTGGGCGGCGGCCTTGCCTTGGTCGGGGGCAGGCGTCCCGCTCTGGGCTGAGGCGCCGTTGAGGCCGACCAGGAGGACCAGGGAGGAGACGGCCAAGGTGGCGGCGAACTGCCGCAGGACCGCATTTCGTAACTCGAACACCCGTCGCCGCATGAATTCCCCAATATCTCAGCTGACCGACCGCGTGGGACGACCTCGCGGACGCTAGCTGATGGCGTCCAAATGGGTCTCCAATGCGGCGGAAAAGTCCCGCAAAATCCCATGACCTGTATTTGGATTTTTGTCCAGCAAAGTCACGATCCTATGGGATGGTCGAACGGCCGCAGGCCAATTCGCCGGGGAGAGGGGAGAGGCCAGCCGCCTCACCCCCTTGGCAGATGGCGTGCGAGCAGGTAATCGACGGGCCCTTCGCGGAGGACGGAACCGATTTCTCTTCGTACGCCACTGGCGCTCCTGCTCGTCTCCCTCTGTGCGATTGCTGCCGTGTGGTGGTGGCTGGCCACGCCGATCACGCTCGCGCGCGCGCCGATCGATCCCAATGACAAGGTCCAATGCGTCTCCTATGCACCGTTCCGCGGCGAGCAGACGCCGCTGAACGAATGGACCCATATCGGGGCCGACCAGATCGAGCAGGATTTGCGCCAGCTCAAGGAGATCACCGACTGCGTCCGCACCTATTCGATCGAGAACGGACTCGACCAGGTGCCGGCGGTGGCGACCAAGGTCGGCGGGCTGAAGGTGATCCAGGGCATCTGGCTCGGCAGCAACCGCGCCAAGAATTTCGCGCAGGCGGCGATTGCCGTGCGTCTCACCAAGGAGTTTCCCGACACCATCTCCGCCCTCGTCGTCGGCAACGAAGTCCTGCTGCGCGGGGAGATGACGACCGCAGATCTCGTCTCCATCATCCGCATCGTGAAGGCGCAGGTCAGCGTGCCCGTCACCTATGCCGATGTCTGGGAATTCTGGCTGAAGAACCGCGAGGTCTATGACGCCGTCGACTTCGTCACGATCCACATCCTGCCCTATTGGGAGGACATGCCGGTGCGCGCGAAATTCGCGGCAAGCCATGTCGAATCGATCCGCGAGCGCATGGCTGTCGCGTTTCCGGGCAAGGAGATCCTGATCGGCGAGACCGGCTGGCCCAGCGAAGGGCGCATGCGCGACGGCGCGCTGCCGTCACGCACCAACCAGGCGCGCGTGGTCTCGGAGATTCTGGCGCTTGCGAAGGCGCAGAAGTTTCGGGTCAATTTGATCGAGGCCTATGACCAGCCGTGGAAGCGGCGGCTCGAAGGCACCGTCGGCGGCTATTGGGGCCTGTTCGATTCCGTCCGTCGCCAGCTCAAATATCCGCCGGGCGAACCGATCTCCAATTTCCCGTACTGGAAATGGTACATGGGCGCCGGCATGGCGCTCAGCGTGCTGGTGTTCGCGGTGGCCGGCATCACGCTGCGGCGCCGCCCTTGGACGCCGCGCTTCTCGGCCTGGCTCGCGGTCGGCATCTCCGCGACATCGGCGGGCACCCTGCTCGGGATTGCCGCCGACAAGATGTATTACGAAAGCTACGGCTGGGGCGGCTGGCTGATGTGGGGCGTGTTGCTGTTGGCCGGCATCCTGTCGCCGATCTTCTGCGCGCAGGCCCTGGTCATCGGCCGCAGCCTGCCGACCTTCCTCGACCTGCTCGGTCCGCGCGAAGAGCGGAAATGGTCGAAGCTCACGGCCGTGCTTGGCCTGACGCTGGCCGTGACCGCCGTGATCGCGGCCGAGACTGCACTCGGCTTCGTGTTCGACCCGCGCTATCGCGACTTCCCCTATGCCTCGCTGACGATGGCGGTGGTGCCGTTCGCGCTCCTGATGCTGAACCGGCCGCAGATCGGCGTGCGTCCGATCGCGGAAGCGGTGTTCGCAGGGGTGCTGGCGCTGTCGGCGGCCTACATGCTCCTCAACGAAGGCCGCGAGAACTGGCAGTCGCTCTGGACCGGCGCGATCTATCTGTTGTTCGCGCTCACGCTGTGGCGGGCGCGGGCCGAGCAAAGCCAAGGATGAGCAGGCCGATCGCGAGCCCCGACAGCACGACGTTGTAGAGCACGATGCCGAGGCCGGCCGCGATCACGCCGAGGGTGAGCAGCACGATCGAAGGCCGCATCAGGTTCAGCGTCGCGACGACCAGCGCGACGATGCCGAAAACGGAATTCTTGAACAATGCGGTCGAGACGGAGCGTGCCTTGCAGGCCATGGTCTGAAGGCCGGCGTCGCACGCGAGCGCGACTTGCGAGAACTCGACCGCGAGATAGCGCACATAGAGCGCGTAGCCGACGGTGACGAATCCGACGACGAGCAGGAACTGCACCTGATAGGGCGTGAGGCGAAAGGGCTTCTTTTTCATCGGGGCAATATGGTCGGGAAGGGGCGGGCAGGCAACGGGGGAGGTGGATTTTCTGGTTCACGCCATCGACAACGGGCAGAAGGCGAGATCCGGATCCGCGGCTCTCATGCGACAGAATTGGCTGCGATATCGACGTTCACTCCCCTTGGGGAAGAGAACCTCGCTGCCTGGTATTGCAGGCGCCCCGGTTCTCGATGACGATTTCACAACAGCAAGTCGCAAGGGCGCACTTCAAAGAGTCGTCATTAAAGAGTCGTCATTGCTTCACCGGTTTCGAGATAGCTCTGAAGTGTGTATTGCCAATCGATTGGTATTGCCGGTGGCTGGTAGCAAATATTGTCCGCAGCTCGACGGCATTCGCACGTTTTGCATCATTTTTACTGTGTTGAACCATATCCCTGCCGATGGCAGGCCATGGTTCGTCGACGGCACCGTTGGGGTGGACGCCTTTTTTCCATTGAGCGGTTGGCTCATAACCTGGCTCCTTCTTGAGGAGCGACGAAAGGAAGGGCGGATCGATCTGGGAGCCTTTTATCTCCGAAGGATTTTCAGAATCGTGCCGCTTTATTATCTGACTATTGGGATTTACGCCGGCGCGGCACTTGCCGTGTACCTCCTGACGGGGAATTCTGCGAAGCTTGACGAGCTTCGAAATGCAGCGCTCTACCTTGTCACCTTCAATTCCGAGTACCGTCCCGACGATGCCGGCGTCATCTTTGGACACGCTTGGACACTGGGTATAGAAGAAAAATTCTACGTCATTTGGCCGTTGATGTTGTTCTTGGCCGGACGGTTCACCGTGGTTGCCGTCGTCGGTGCGTTCATTGTGATTGGCGCGCTGTTCGGTTTGTTCGGAACGTCTGATTATCTCGTTCGGGGGTATTTTGGCCTGGGTGTGGGGGCTGGGATGGCCATCTGGCTCAATAACTCGCCATACGTGACCGTTTTCAGGAATAGGCCGATCGGCTGGATATCACTTGCAATGACGGTGGTGATGTACGCCGGGCTCGTAACGGC is part of the Bradyrhizobium commune genome and harbors:
- a CDS encoding LysR family transcriptional regulator; the encoded protein is MDRLLQLEVFSRTAELGSLSKAAEILRMSNAAASRHLSALEERLAVRLIERNTRRQWLTEAGQELLQRCSTLLNELAEAEDAVSDRALSPKGMLRVTSSLSFAMIYMAPMLPAFRKLYPKLDVQIIAANRYPDFIEAGIDVAIRTREQEPDSNIIIRRIGQMRRVLAAAPSYLAAHGIPEHPADLARHDMLIYNLANDPYSLRLQKGNAVQTVRIAPTLDSNDGQVIRGAALAGLGILIQPLYIVQGDIGAGKLVPVLMDWELPLLTMNVAYQNRVRLPAKIRVFSDFLVDHIRAHSDAGIWIETTS
- a CDS encoding glycosyltransferase — protein: MRVVAAVLLLVSVLHAGLWGVLRDKEPAPDFKGLLPSLSYTPFEPGHVVDNNVDPEKIRADMKKLSTITRAIRSYSATEGNELVPPIAAEFGLKVTVGAWIDKDPDRNEREIKAAIELARKNSNVNGVVVGNEVIYRGEQKIEDLIEMIKKVKSAVRVPVTTGEIWNIWRDNPDLGSNVDFIAAHVLPYWENFRSDQAVDQAVDRYNLLRNQFPGKRIVIAEFGWPSAGYNLRNADPGAFQQALTLRNFVSRAEALGMEYNIVEAIDQPWKFFEGGVGPYWGILNASREPKFAWTGPVENPDYWKLMTIALLVGILLSLPILRLEHPTARQAFLLAATANGVGAWAATVFAYWNGHYFLFGSAFALTLGMILLVPLVLIAMARIDEIAAVAFGRPPQRLLTKGKPVADVPEKYYPKVSIHIPAYFEPVEMLKQTLDALSRLDYPNYECVVIINNTPDPAFWQPIQDHCRALGERFKFINAEKVKGFKAGALRIAMDRTAVDAEIIGILDADYVVEPDWLKDLVPAFADPRVGLVQAPQEHRDGDLSIMHYIMNGEYAGFFDIGMVQRNELNAVIVHGTMCLIRRAAMDMAGGWSSDTICEDSDLGLAIQELGWTTHYTNYRYGKGLLPDTYEAFKKQRHRWAYGGLQIVKKHWRQFLPGKSRLTPDQKREYGLGWLNWLGAESLGVVVALLNLVWVPIVAFADIAIPDKILTLPIIGAFVVSLAHFLSMYRARVAIKPGQMLGAMIAAMSVQWTVSRAVAQGLITEHIAFARTSKGGLSRMSIEFQAFWEAVIGTLLLIGAGVLIASNSFRQITEIYIFAGVLVLQSLPFLAAVAIAILELSRINSFQFWRDSAIRTAELIGLRPVALPPPAGMGQAVPSEVRREAN
- a CDS encoding Dabb family protein; the protein is MSGPIKHIVMWRLRGETQAERLAARTKVKTLFEGLKGRIDGLTHIEVGADISDVDYACDVVLVSEFTDSAALKAYATHPEHLRVREQLGDLRIGRFQVDYPIKETGA
- a CDS encoding maleylacetate reductase — encoded protein: MIGSFTFENLPCRVVFGSGTLAAAKAEIERLGGKRALVLTTPQQEAQGTKLGAALGPLYAGIFAGATMHTPVDVTERAIAAMKACDADCVVALGGGSTTGLGKALALRTGVNQLCIPTTYSGSEMTPILGQTENGLKTTVRDVAVLPETVIYDVDLTMTLPVGLTATSGINAIAHAVEALYARDTNPVTSLMAEEGIRALARALPAIAAKPDDRAARSDALYGAWLCGVCLGTVGMALHHKLCHTLGGTFDLPHAETHTIVLPHALAYNAPAVPEAMARIARAIDAADAAQGLYDLARRLNAKLALRDIGMPESGIDKAADLAVTNAYWNPRPLERNAIRDLIARAWAGEPPVATKAAA
- a CDS encoding amidohydrolase family protein, translating into MRRTLIQSATIISMDNRIGDLRVGDVLIESGRIADVRPGIDATDAEIVDGSGRIVIPGLINAHMHTWQTGLRGFAANWTLLEYFRRMHAGLATLFAPDDIYVATLVGALNQINCGATTLVDWCHNNPTPAHSDAAVRGLIESGIRAAFFHGSPKPEPKPGEPHFSEVPHPRREVERLLAGALADRNGLVTLGLAILGPHYSTLDVSLHDFQMARELGLIASMHQGGGPAKTLGGWEKLIEADLVGPHVNIVHGNDLPDDLLHKLIDLGVTFSVTPENEMIQGHGFPITGRLLKRGVRPTIGIDLESVLPGDLFSAARVALSMQRALDNAEMRKTAGTIPATTTIPAREALRWITTEGARMLGREGQIGSLTPGKLADLVVINADDLNLFPVHDPVATVVMQTSLANIESVMIGGRWKKRNGKLLVDGLDQKKELLAQSGQRLVRDIERQGHAAR